From Coffea arabica cultivar ET-39 chromosome 9c, Coffea Arabica ET-39 HiFi, whole genome shotgun sequence, one genomic window encodes:
- the LOC113708577 gene encoding probable ubiquitin-conjugating enzyme E2 23, whose protein sequence is MDTGPGQHNVASKDVVPVTTANKNADLKEDDSPVNGLYYNQNVIPANKPGDILKNLQNVSYVYRQDVVRSSINSKLGIVTEVAGDSDSDGSLTDDDDDDDDDEVDDDDGDDDDAEVDNSQKVNQTKDSDSQKNHNLPADQVRVLWIDESETTESINNVKVVDRGFLHGDYVAAASDPTGQVGVVVDVDISVDLLTHDGSIIENISARDLKRVRDFTIGDYVVLGPWLGRIDDVLDNVTVLFDDGSVCKVMKADPLRLKPVGKNILEDGHFPYYPGQRVKANSSSVFKNSRWISGLWKANRLEGTVTKVTVGSVFIYWIASAGYGPDSSTTPAEEQSPKNLKLLSCFSHANWQLGDWCLLPSPVLLSSIPLDKGLSKLELCDSVKEESESAQTGAECSEVVTSEESNGNGELIVLDAEVSLEANNGKAEAKAPAESSSCSSSLSISKESVHESWPLHRKKIRKVIVRRDKKARKKEDNFERALLIVNTRTSVDVAWQDGTIKRGINSTSLIPIESPGDHEFVAEQYIVEKAADDGYDTGETRRVGVVKSVNAKEKTAHVRWLKQVTRAEDPREFDREEVVSVYELEGHPDYDYCYGDVVVRLSPVSLPVEILSTTNSAEESELLHGTYEEEQDAEQHIGCKKVEDESTDEVCTEFSDLSWVGNITGLRNGDIEVTWADGMVSMVGPQAIYVVGRDDDESITGGSEISDDAASWETVEDDEMDTIENADEGVKNRSATDIRIDNEDGSDSSGRNGALSIPLAALGFVTRLASGIFSRGRKHTDPDSRSDDELQLRELAVKIDTDDESCSQRSNGGDSIGSLSTKVKAEEQDDKEVADLLDAAEALCNLKPEANVPTYHDDRASSFKGFDITKDPYDHYFRGTNEQNNASRKWLRKVQQDWNILQNNLPEGIFVRVYEDRMDLLRAVIVGAYGTPYQDGLFFFDFHLPLEYPDVPPSAYYHSGGWRINPNLYEEGKVCLSLLNTWTGRGNEVWDPSSSSILQVLVSLQGLVLNSKPYFNEAGYDKQIGTAEGEKNSLSYNENTFLLNCKTMMYLIRKPPKDFEELVQQHFRRRGYCILKACDTYMKGYLIGSLTKDASISSNTHANSNSIGFKLMLAKIVPKLYISLSEIGANCQEFKHLQ, encoded by the exons ATGGATACTGGGCCGGGGCAGCACAATGTTGCTTCCAAAGATGTTGTACCAGTAACCACCGCAAATAAAAATGCGGATTTGAAGGAAGATGATTCACCTGTAAATGGACTTTATTATAACCAAAATGTGATACCTGCAAATAAACCAGGAGATATTCTCAAGAATTTACAGAATGTATCCTATGTATACAGACAAGATGTTGTAAGAAGCAGTATCAATAGTAAGCTTGGAATTGTCACTGAAGTTGCTGGTGACTCTGATTCCGATGGAAGCTTAACTGAtgacgatgatgatgatgatgatgatgaggtaGATGACGATGATGGTGACGATGACGATGCTGAAGTGGATAACTCTCAAAAAGTTAACCAGACTAAAGATTCTGATAGTCAAAAGAATCATAACCTCCCAGCTGATCAAGTTAGGGTGCTCTGGATAGATGAATCTGAGACGACAGAAAGTATAAATAATGTGAAAGTTGTTGATCGGGGATTTCTGCATGGGGATTATGTTGCTGCTGCTTCAGACCCAACGGGTCAAGTGGGTGTCGTGGTAGATGTCGATATTTCTGTTGATTTATTAACTCATGATGGCTCTATCATTGAAAATATTTCTGCCAGGGACTTGAAACGTGTCAGGGATTTCACAATCGGTGACTATGTAGTTCTTGGTCCCTGGTTAGGTAGAATTGATGATGTCTTGGATAATGTCACGGTTCTTTTTGATGATGGCTCCGTATGCAAAGTTATGAAAGCTGACCCACTTCGTCTTAAACCTGTTGGCAAGAATATTCTTGAAGATGGGCACTTTCCTTACTATCCTGGGCAGCGTGTCAAGGCAAACTCTTCGTCAGTCTTTAAGAACTCAAGATGGATTTCTGGCTTATGGAAAGCTAACCGTCTAGAGGGTACAGTGACTAAAGTTACAGTAGGTTCTGTATTCATATATTGGATTGCTTCTGCTGGTTATGGACCTGACTCTTCTACAACGCCAGCAGAAGAGCAAAGTcccaaaaatttaaaacttttgtCTTGTTTTTCACATGCAAACTGGCAATTGGGTGATTGGTGCCTTCTTCCTTCACCTGTGCTATTGTCCAGCATTCCTCTGGACAAGGGATTATCAAAACTAGAACTTTGTGATTCTGTCAAAGAGGAATCAGAATCTGCTCAAACAGGAGCAGAATGTTCTGAAGTTGTCACTTCGGAGGAATCAAATGGGAACGGTGAATTAATAGTACTTGATGCAGAGGTTTCACTGGAAGCAAATAATGGGAAGGCTGAAGCTAAAGCTCCTGCAGAATCTAGTTCATGTTCTAGTTCATTGTCTATTTCCAAGGAGTCAGTCCATGAATCTTGGCCCTTACATCGTAAGAAGATCCGTAAAGTTATAGTCAGGAGGGAcaaaaaagcaaggaaaaaagAGGACAATTTTGAAAGAGCCCTGTTGATCGTTAATACTAGGACTAGTGTTGATGTAGCCTGGCAGGATGGAACAATAAAAAGAGGTATAAATTCCACGAGTTTGATTCCTATTGAGAGTCCAGGAGATCATGAATTTGTTGCAGAACAGTATATAGTTGAGAAAGCTGCCGATGACGGTTATGATACTGGTGAAACTAGACGTGTCGGGGTTGTGAAAAGTGTTAATGCAAAGGAGAAGACAGCTCATGTGAGGTGGTTAAAGCAAGTTACTAGGGCTGAGGATCCCAGAGAATTTGATAGAGAAGAAGTAGTAAGCGTTTATGAGTTGGAGGGCCATCCTGACTATGATTACTGCTATGGAGATGTTGTTGTTCGATTATCACCTGTTTCTCTTCCAGTAGAAATTCTATCCACTACTAACTCTGCTGAAGAGTCTGAGCTGCTGCATGGTACATATGAGGAAGAGCAAGATGCAGAACAACACATTGGATGTAAGAAGGTTGAGGATGAATCAACTGATGAAGTTTGTACTGAATTCTCAGATCTCTCCTGGGTTGGGAATATTACTGGACTCAGGAATGGTGACATTGAGGTTACATGGGCTGATGGAATGGTCTCAATG GTTGGTCCTCAAGCAATATATGTTGTTGGTCGCGATGATGATGAGTCAATTACAGGTGGAAGTGAAATTAGTGATGATGCAGCCAGCTGGGAAACCGTTGAGGATGATGAGATGGATACTATTGAGAATGCTGACGAG GGTGTTAAAAATCGAAGTGCCACTGACATTAGAATTGACAATGAAGATGGCTCTGATAGTTCTGGAAGAAATGGGGCTCTTTCCATTCCCCTGGCTGCACTTGGGTTTGTGACCAGGTTGGCCTCTGGCATATTTTCAAGGGGGCGAAAACACACTGATCCAGATTCCAGGAGTGATGATGAACTTCAGCTGCGGGAATTGGCTGTCAAAATAGATACTGATGATGAGTCATGTTCCCAGAGATCTAATGGTGGTGATAGCATTGGAAGTCTGAGCACTAAAGTGAAGGCAGAGGAACAAGATGACAAAGAGGTTGCAGATTTATTGGATGCGGCTGAAGCTCTTTGTAACTTGAAGCCAGAAGCAAATGTCCCAACTTATCATGATGATCGAGCGTCTAGTTTCAAAGGATTTGATATCACCAAAGATCCTTACGATCATTATTTTCGTGGTACAAATGAACAG AATAATGCGAGTAGGAAGTGGCTCAGGAAGGTTCAACAAGATTGGAATATTTTGCAGAATAACCTTCCTG AGGGGATCTTTGTACGTGTTTATGAAGATCGAATGGATCTATTGAGGGCTGTCATAGTTGGAGCGTATGGAACACCTTACCAAGATGgccttttcttctttgactTTCACCTCCCACTAGAGTACCCTGATGTCCCACCA TCTGCCTATTATCATTCTGGAGGGTGGCGAATAAATCCGAATCTGTATGAGGAAGGCAAAGTTTGCTTGAGCCTTTTGAATACTTGGACAGGCAGAGGAAATGAGGTGTGGGATCCTTCATCATCGAGCATTCTTCAAGTCCTAGTTTCGCTTCAAGGGCTAGTGCTAAATTCCAAGCCATATTTCAATGAAGCTGGATATGACAAACAAATTGGGACAGCTGAGGGAGAGAAAAATTCTTTGTCGTACAATGAGAATACATTCTTACTCAACTGCAAGACAATGATGTATCTCATACGGAAACCTCCCAAG